In Pseudorasbora parva isolate DD20220531a chromosome 9, ASM2467924v1, whole genome shotgun sequence, the following proteins share a genomic window:
- the ackr4a gene encoding atypical chemokine receptor 4 isoform X1, translating into MEISEAHYYDYPEYENNSSNFSYDDYQTICEKGDVRSFARIFLPAVFGLSLVLGLAGNALVVAVYSYCKHLKTMTDTFILHLAVADLLLLLTLPFWAADAIHGWTLGVTVCKLVSALYTINFTCSMMLLAHISMDQYLALTPGARNRGLVRAFQKKHCGKLCLVVWTVAFFLGVPDLVFSTVRELPHKKSCIAMYPSDMALRAKASLEVVEIVIGFLLPLLVMLFCYTCVGRALLKLPQERRWRKWRSIRVLLAMVGVFVITQLPYNVVKFCRAMDIMYTFVTHCGVSKELDRATQITESLALTHCCLNPVLYTFIGSSFRQRVLKCAKDFGDRGRRLAHAREQQEVDISLNSHSQSQDTSTFSI; encoded by the coding sequence atggaGATCTCAGAGGCACATTACTACGACTACCCAGAGTACGAAAACAACAGCTCCAACTTCAGCTATGATGACTATCAGACCATCTGTGAGAAGGGAGACGTTCGCTCCTTCGCCAGGATCTTCCTCCCAGCTGTTTTCGGGTTATCTCTAGTGCTAGGTTTAGCGGGGAACGCTCTGGTTGTGGCGGTGTACTCGTACTGCAAGCACCTGAAAACAATGACTGACACATTTATACTTCACCTGGCTGTGGCAGACCTTTTGCTGCTCTTAACGTTGCCCTTCTGGGCTGCAGATGCCATCCACGGCTGGACGCTCGGGGTCACCGTCTGTAAACTCGTATCTGCCCTGTACACCATCAACTTCACCTGTAGCATGATGCTCCTGGCCCACATTAGCATGGATCAATACCTGGCTTTGACGCCAGGAGCCAGAAACAGGGGTCTTGTGCGTGCTTTTCAAAAGAAGCATTGTGGAAAACTCTGTTTGGTCGTCTGGACCGTTGCATTTTTTCTTGGAGTCCCTGATTTGGTGTTTTCAACCGTCAGGGAGCTTCCTCATAAAAAAAGCTGCATTGCAATGTATCCATCAGACATGGCGCTCAGGGCTAAAGCTAGTTTGGAGGTGGTGGAGATCGTGATAGGCTTCTTGCTACCTTTGTTAGTGATGTTGTTCTGCTACACCTGTGTAGGCCGAGCCCTTTTAAAGCTCCCTCAGGAGAGGAGATGGAGGAAGTGGAGGTCCATCCGTGTGCTGTTGGCGATGGTGGGAGTCTTTGTTATCACGCAGCTGCCCTACAACGTGGTCAAGTTTTGCCGGGCCATGGACATCATGTATACTTTTGTTACTCACTGCGGGGTTAGTAAAGAGCTGGATAGGGCTACTCAGATCACAGAGAGCCTGGCATTGACACACTGCTGTCTAAATCCTGTTCTTTACACTTTCATTGGTTCCTCCTTCAGACAGCGTGTATTGAAGTGTGCCAAAGACTTTGGAGACAGAGGGAGAAGGTTGGCACACGCGAGAGAGCAACAAGAAGTGGATATCTCCTTGAATTCTCATTCACAGTCCCAAGACACCAGTACTTTCTCCATTTGA
- the si:ch211-106h4.12 gene encoding uncharacterized protein si:ch211-106h4.12, whose protein sequence is MKSTRTAESSRMKGSVPLGLLWLSLLISSLHGEVQTESSKESPLTFEEPSSSSFSLHQPEMHRARRQTVEKEDTETTELFAPQSETFKTMRGKRPHSGAFSVLKVKPSELKVYHRTKRQEKKRKKPIKKHPGFNSFLAIPAPQLPQPARTKRDERAGGKRPWPGS, encoded by the exons ATGAAGAGCACTCGGACTGCAGAAAGCAGCAGGATGAAGGGTAGCGTGCCGTTAGGGCTGTTGTGGCTCAGCCTGCTCATCTCCAGTCTTCATGGGGAAGTCCAGACAGAGTCGAGTAAGGAGAGTCCTCTTACTTTTGAAGAACCTTCATCATCTTCATTCAGTCTTCATCAGCCTGAG atgcacAGAGCACGACGACAGACCGTAGAGAAGGAAGATACAGAAACAACAGAACTCTTTGCGCCACAAAGT GAGACATTCAAGACTATGAGAGGAAAAAGGCCACATTCAGGAGCTTTCTCCGTTTTAAAAGTGAAACCTTCTGAG TTGAAGGTTTATCATCGCACCAAGAGGCaggaaaaaaagaggaaaaaaccAATCAAAAAGCATCCGGGCTTCAACAGCTTTTTAGCAATACCTGCTCCTCAACTTCCCCAG CCTGCCCGTACCAAAAGGGATGAGCGTGCCGGTGGGAAAAGACCCTGGCCAGGAAGTTAA
- the ackr4a gene encoding atypical chemokine receptor 4 isoform X2, producing the protein MSHSKHTPFSQELHTETICSSFRQSLESYKRKKMEISEAHYYDYPEYENNSSNFSYDDYQTICEKGDVRSFARIFLPAVFGLSLVLGLAGNALVVAVYSYCKHLKTMTDTFILHLAVADLLLLLTLPFWAADAIHGWTLGVTVCKLVSALYTINFTCSMMLLAHISMDQYLALTPGARNRGLVRAFQKKHCGKLCLVVWTVAFFLGVPDLVFSTVRELPHKKSCIAMYPSDMALRAKASLEVVEIVIGFLLPLLVMLFCYTCVGRALLKLPQERRWRKWRSIRVLLAMVGVFVITQLPYNVVKFCRAMDIMYTFVTHCGVSKELDRATQITESLALTHCCLNPVLYTFIGSSFRQRVLKCAKDFGDRGRRLAHAREQQEVDISLNSHSQSQDTSTFSI; encoded by the exons ATGAGTCACAGTAAACACACTCCGTTCTCACAGGAACTGCACACAGAAACAATCTGCTCTTCCTTCAGGCAAAGCCTAGAATCTTACAAG agaaaaaaaatggaGATCTCAGAGGCACATTACTACGACTACCCAGAGTACGAAAACAACAGCTCCAACTTCAGCTATGATGACTATCAGACCATCTGTGAGAAGGGAGACGTTCGCTCCTTCGCCAGGATCTTCCTCCCAGCTGTTTTCGGGTTATCTCTAGTGCTAGGTTTAGCGGGGAACGCTCTGGTTGTGGCGGTGTACTCGTACTGCAAGCACCTGAAAACAATGACTGACACATTTATACTTCACCTGGCTGTGGCAGACCTTTTGCTGCTCTTAACGTTGCCCTTCTGGGCTGCAGATGCCATCCACGGCTGGACGCTCGGGGTCACCGTCTGTAAACTCGTATCTGCCCTGTACACCATCAACTTCACCTGTAGCATGATGCTCCTGGCCCACATTAGCATGGATCAATACCTGGCTTTGACGCCAGGAGCCAGAAACAGGGGTCTTGTGCGTGCTTTTCAAAAGAAGCATTGTGGAAAACTCTGTTTGGTCGTCTGGACCGTTGCATTTTTTCTTGGAGTCCCTGATTTGGTGTTTTCAACCGTCAGGGAGCTTCCTCATAAAAAAAGCTGCATTGCAATGTATCCATCAGACATGGCGCTCAGGGCTAAAGCTAGTTTGGAGGTGGTGGAGATCGTGATAGGCTTCTTGCTACCTTTGTTAGTGATGTTGTTCTGCTACACCTGTGTAGGCCGAGCCCTTTTAAAGCTCCCTCAGGAGAGGAGATGGAGGAAGTGGAGGTCCATCCGTGTGCTGTTGGCGATGGTGGGAGTCTTTGTTATCACGCAGCTGCCCTACAACGTGGTCAAGTTTTGCCGGGCCATGGACATCATGTATACTTTTGTTACTCACTGCGGGGTTAGTAAAGAGCTGGATAGGGCTACTCAGATCACAGAGAGCCTGGCATTGACACACTGCTGTCTAAATCCTGTTCTTTACACTTTCATTGGTTCCTCCTTCAGACAGCGTGTATTGAAGTGTGCCAAAGACTTTGGAGACAGAGGGAGAAGGTTGGCACACGCGAGAGAGCAACAAGAAGTGGATATCTCCTTGAATTCTCATTCACAGTCCCAAGACACCAGTACTTTCTCCATTTGA